Proteins encoded by one window of Heliangelus exortis chromosome 5, bHelExo1.hap1, whole genome shotgun sequence:
- the CHGA gene encoding chromogranin-A: protein MLLSPTLHPARTMTRPGLLAVLLLAVPAISLPVANDMNKGDTKVMKCIVEVISDTLSKPNPLPISEECLETLRGDERIISILRHQNLLKELQEIAAQGASERTQQQKKNSGFEDELSEVLENQNDKNKQRDAAGEHSEEEQPTGSLDAAQKTQGNEDSKEEGKNSLEEREPRPRDENPGEKEDREEAKSNEIRGAEDAQIDETLDNHISKDFSEEEEQPRSLRDWLEPEDKGEQPSRQGQDQSKEAAGERVEQEDDGGDDAAEEDPTEAERSLDLPEEDEEAEEMQEDNNDDALGFGKDGRSSEEEEEEEEEEEEEQPQALRGGRHRLEDEGLQGEEEDTFQSKDAKSEEMEEESSREWEDSKRWNKMDELAKQLTSKKRMEENDSGEDPDRSMKMAFRSHKYDFSSPEEDVRKSWKHHSKEDSSEGGFPLGPLPEEKKDEEGSANRRTEDQELESLAAIEAELERVAHKLHELRRG from the exons ATGCTTTTGTCGCCCACCCTCCATCCCGCCCGCACCATGACCCGTCCGGGACTGCTCGCCGTCCTGCTCCTGGCCGTGCCGG CCATCTCCCTTCCTGTGGCAAACGACATGAATAAAGGGGACACTAAG GTGATGAAGTGCATTGTAGAGGTCATCTCTGATACTTTATCAAAGCCAAATCCCCTGCCGATCAGTGAGGAATGCCTGGAAACACTCAGAGGAG ATGAACGAATCATTTCTATCCTTCGCCACCAGAATCTATTGAAGGAACTTCAGGAAATTGCTGCTCAAG GTGCCAGTGAGAGAactcagcagcagaagaaaaacagtggCTTTGAAGATGAACTTTCTGAAGTCCTTGAAAATCAGAATGACAAGAACAAGCAGAGAG ATGCAGCAGGGGAGCACAGTGAAGAGGAGCAGCCCACAGGGTCCCTGGATGCAGCACAGAAAACCCAGGGAAATGAAGATTcaaaagaggaggggaaaaacagcctggaggagagggagccCAGGCCACGGGATGAGAAcccaggagagaaggaggatCGGGAGGAAGCAAAGAGCAACGAGATCAGGGGTGCAGAGGATGCCCAGATAGATGAAACTTTGGACAACCACATCAGCAAAGATttcagtgaggaggaggagcagcccagAAGCCTCAGGGACTGGCTGGAGCCTGAGGACAAGGGAGAGCAGCCATCCAGGCAGGGCCAGGACCAGAgcaaggaggcagcaggggagCGTGTGGAGCAGGAGGATGACGGAGGAGATGATGCTGCAGAGGAAGACCCTACTGAAGCTGAGAGGTCACTGGATTTGcctgaggaggatgaggaggctgaggagatgCAAGAAGACA ATAACGATGATGCTCTGGGATTTGGCAAAGATGGGCGgagctctgaggaggaggaggaggaggaggaggaggaggaagaagagcagccccaggcactGAGAGGAGGAAGGCATCGCTTGGAGGatgaggggctgcagggtgaaGAGGAAGACACCTTCCAGTCCAAGGATGCCAAAAgtgaggagatggaggaggaatCCTCCAGGGAGTGGGAAGATTCCAAGAGGTGGAACAAAATGGATGAGCTGGCCAAGCAGCTGACATCAAAGAAGCGCATGGAGGAAAATGATAGTGGAGAAGACCCAGACAGGTCCATGAAAATGGCATTCCGGTCCCATAAGTATGACTTCAGTAGCCCAGAGGAAGATGTGAGAAAGTCATGGAAGCATCACTCAAAGGAGGACAGCAGTGAAGGAGGCTTCCCTCTTGGTCCCCTGCCTGAAGAGAAGAAGGATGAGGAAGGCAGTGCTAATAGGAGAACAGAG GACCAGGAGCTGGAGAGCCTCGCTGCCATCGAGGCCGAGCTGGAGCGTGTGGCCCACAAGCTGCATGAGCTGAGGCGAGGCTGA